Proteins found in one Eriocheir sinensis breed Jianghai 21 chromosome 14, ASM2467909v1, whole genome shotgun sequence genomic segment:
- the LOC126998484 gene encoding uncharacterized protein LOC126998484, which yields MSDLAPYDLQVGGHHKGSRSHVLKDGKGRILKPLKLNANPTFNPDVEVTRKKDYSEDELQPVCRDELELYQRIATSTHQDDVTLKPFMPAFHGSQSVPGPDGKDELHLLLGDLTWGLRQPCVADIKIGRTCHYPGKAAKKHAMLQELGFRLTGMRVVQVDADFKMSQEDCKQWTTQQVLQGLDNFCQGTTGIATHLRHSIVRELQHIHHWVESQRSYMLRGSSILVVYDADQLTSVPPDVMNGETVVSTEAWPKVRVKMIDFAHVLHSFGNKDENYLFGLENLIKYIDNKDVKL from the exons ATGAGTGACCTGGCACCCTATGACCTCCAAGTGGGCGGCCACCACAAGGGCAGCCGGTCAC ATGTGCTaaaagatgggaaagggaggattCTGAAGCCCCTGAAGCTAAATGCCAACCCAACCTTCAATCCTGATGTGGAGGTCACCAGGAAAAAAGATTATTCTGAGGATG AGCTCCAGCCAGTGTGTCGAGATGAGCTAGAATTATATCAGCGCATTGCCACCTCAACCCATCAAGACGATGTGACTTTGAAGCCCTTCATGCCAGCCTTCCACGGCTCTCAAAGTGTTCCAGGACCTGATGGCAAAG ATGAGCTGCACCTGTTACTGGGGGACCTGACATGGGGATTAAGGCAACCGTGTGTTGCAGACATCAAAATAGGCCGTACTTGCCACTACCCTGGCAAGGCTGCG AAGAAACATGCCATGCTGCAGGAGCTGGGCTTCCGCCTCACAGGTATGAGGGTCGTGCAGGTTGATGCAGATTTTAAGATGAGCCAAGAGGATTGTAAACAGTGGACTACACAACAGGTACTTCAAG GCTTGGATAACTTCTGCCAGGGCACCACAGGCATTGCCACACACCTCCGACATTCCATAGTGCGCGAGTTGCAACACATTCACCATTGGGTTGAGTCTCAGCGCAGCTACATGCTCAGGGGAAGCTCAATCCTGGTGGTGTATGATGCAGACCAACTAACCTCAGTGCCCCCAGATGTTATGAATGGTGAAACCGTTGTGTCCACGGAGGCATGGCCCAAAGTTAGGGTGAAAATGATTGACTTTGCACATGTCCTACATTCCTTTGGAAATAAGGATGAAAATTATTTATTTGGCCTAGAAAACCTAATAAAGTATATCGATAATAAAGATGTCAAGTTGTGA
- the LOC126998483 gene encoding centrosomal protein of 120 kDa-like: protein MDEEVSLVLTVYEGRGLTSQKGWNVQVVSRLEEVELSTSPVPLTTQPKFEEEISWNISLGILSRLRKLGVSLVVDCIAQQQESGEQCSLGHAVLSLTSLDPGIKSEPMWHSLVDGPHNRLRSHPSLLLNLNLHDEGAEVVDDFAVVKPKQKIVMERDGSVASSSKESDYLNAAQETDIFTTFRRAGDGSGRAATPWSLRSAEEKDEIQYMEESKINTNDIVTLDESQGSSEWKFNRNNLESRSGQFSVKSYDISNVQEHGNSLHGHSVPSSHLKSKSFPSQNHFDKRSLQQSTSKNSSVKENGHRVDLQLSSSKSNDLVALPSTSKGAPHAPEKLLAVPLLNAQGSYFQIGTAGLPDEQMFEYSVTIVFAKYLDQLVPPNMEIRDTDNIVFCYSLLTHFVCGEPIQDLANPDFQAENAMGRICSTVHNLSEYFMQHLDLPINLTVGDVCLASANVRLSQFAGSILTGGLPVKVEGSYPLVPNLFSPLGWKPRGEPVVGIIVNLASVEEELSVLPFPSMVRDILSSDRGFHPMLDVPSASSSDSQEDSEIEWVDQKDGLSSRNNRTVARLGHTGRHKKRHKTWAQKGRQLHMAALEVEKWKENEQESFWKQWSAREAELQQHLAQEWESHMNSMETQLQQRLEQCHTLHQRLTEGLRALETQERSVSLKEESIKTQKEDLKLRKSELKRLMKEVGKISNKERERVEKGEAVNLQQQLFHEKQQRRLLQREVRDLEAAKRTADSTVDALRLGSQIKDEDINVLKRDKERLQEELSACRQRKEYYKMQWVKAVGQLHQTRADVNNYRVDIEKLSPKQHRMQPQAKNSIQYKDERQSDRRQLRSLPQRAVTDEPGKKGSIMTPFTDSKKFVKDLIKERKGLKDMVAKRRRVEEGDESKNEVKVLSSTNDVRKMMHSLVDR from the exons ATGGACGAGGAGGTCTCGCTCGTCCTCACCGTGTATGAAG gaCGTGGGCTAACCTCACAGAAAGGATGGAATGTGCAGGTGGTTTCCAGATTAGAGGAGGTGGAATTGTCCACCAGTCCTGTACCACTCACCACACAGCCCAAGTTTGAGGAAGAGATATCTTGGAATATCAGCTTGGGTATACTTTCAAg GTTGAGGAAGTTAGGTGTCTCATTGGTGGTGGACTGCATAGCACAGCAGCAGGAGAGTGGTGAACAGTGTTCTCTTGGCCATGCAGTCCTGTCGCTGACTTCACTGGACCCAGGAATCAAg TCAGAGCCCATGTGGCACAGTCTTGTGGACGGGCCCCACAACAGACTCCGATCCCATCCAAGCCTTCTGCTGAATCTAAATCTCCATGATGAAGGTGCTGAG GTGGTGGATGATTTTGCAGTAGTGAAGCCCAAGCAGAAGATTGTGATGGAAAGAGATGGCAGTGTTGCCTCATCATCTAAAGAATCAGACTACTTGAATGCTGCACAGGAAACTGATATTTTTACAACATTCAGAAGAGCTGGGGATGGAAGTGGTCGTGCTGCAACTCCTTGGAGTTTGAGATCcgctgaagaaaaagatgaaatacaaTATATGGAagaatcaaaaataaatacaaatgataTAGTAACACTTGATGAAAGTCAAGGAAGCAGTGAGTGGAAATTTAACAGGAACAACTTAGAGAGCAGGAGTGGCCAGTTCAGTGTAAAGTCTTATGATATATCTAATGTACAAGAACATGGCAATTCTCTTCATGGACACTCAGTTCCTTCTTCTCACCTTAAGAGTAAATCATTCCCCAGTCAGAACCATTTTGATAAGAGAAGTCTTCAACAGTCTACTTCAAAAAACTCATCTGTGAAGGAGAATGGCCATAGGGTAGATCTACAACTCTCCTCCAGCAAGAGTAATGACTTAGTGGCCCTTCCCAGTACCTCTAAGGGAGCACCACATGCACCCGAGAAGCTCCTTGCTGTCCCCCTTCTCAACGCACAAGGCTCATACTTCCAGATTGGTACAGCTGGTCTACCAGATGAACAGATGTTTGAATACTCAGTCACAATTGTTTTTGCAAAGTACCTTGACCAG CTGGTGCCCCCAAACATGGAGATTCGTGATACCGATAATATTGTGTTCTGCTACTCATTACTGACCCACTTTGTGTGTGGAGAACCCATTCAAGACTTGGCAAACCCAGATTTTCAAGCGGAGAATGCAATGGGTCGGATATGTTCCACTGTTCATAACCTAAGTGAGTACTTTATGCAACACCTAGACCTCCCCATCAACCTCACTGTGGGAGATGTTTGTCTGGCATCTGCTAATGTCAGACTCTCACAATTTGCTGGCAGCATACTAACTGGGGGCTTGCCTGTGAAGGTTGAGGGTAGTTATCCTTTGGTACCTAATTTGTTTAGTCCATTGGGATGGAAACCAAGAGGAGAGCCTGTTGTTGGTATTATTGTCAACTTGGCCTCAGTTGAAGAAGAGCTCTCTGTACTGCCCTTCCCTTCTATGGTAAGGGACATTTTGAGCAGTGACAGAGGCTTCCACCCTATGCTGGATGTCCCCTCAGCATCATCGTCTGACTCTCAAGAGGATTCTGAGATTGAATGGGTTGATCAGAAGGATGGCCTGAGTTCCAGAAACAACAGGACTGTAGCCAGACTTGGGCACACAGGGAGACACAAAAAAAGGCATAAAACATGGGCCCAGAAAGGAAGGCAACTACACATGGCAGCACTGGAGgtggagaaatggaaagaaaatgagcaGGAGTCCTTTTGGAAACAG TGGAGTGCAAGGGAGGCTGAGCTACAGCAGCACCTGGCACAAGAATGGGAGTCCCACATGAACTCCATGGAGACTCAACTGCAGCAACGGCTAGAGCAGTGCCACACTTTACACCAACGCCTCACAGAAGGTCTTCGTGCCCTGGAGACTCAGGAAAGGAGTGTCAGTCTTAAGGAGGAATCG ataaaaacacaaaaagaagacTTGAAGTTGAGAAAGTCTGAACTGAAGCGTCTTATGAAAGAAGTTGGTAAAATTTCTAACAAGGAGAGGGAACGGGTAGAAAAAGGAGAGGCTGTGAATCTCCAGCAGCAGCTGTTTCATGAGAAGCAGCAACGAAGGCTGCTCCAGAGGGAG GTGAGGGATCTTGAGGCAGCCAAGAGGACGGCCGATAGCACAGTAGATGCACTCAGACTTGGGAGTCAAATAAAGGATGAAGATATTAATGTTCTTAAGAGAGATAAG GAGCGGTTACAGGAGGAGCTTTCAGCCTGTCGCCAGAGGAAAGAGTATTACAAGATGCAGTGGGTCAAGGCTGTGGGTCAGCTACATCAAACCAGGGCTGATGTGAACAACTACAG AGTGGACATCGAGAAGCTATCCCCTAAGCAACACCGTATGCAGCCTCAGGCCAAGAACTCCATCCAGTACAAAGATGAAAGGCAGAGTGACCGAAGACAGCTGAGAAGCCTTCCTCAGCGTGCTGTTACTGACGAGCCAGGGAAGAAGGGCAGTATTATGACACCATTCACAGATTCCAAGAAGTTTGTTAAGGACCTAATCAAGGAGAGAAAAGGACTTAAAGACATGGTGGCTAAGAGAAGACGGGTGGAAGAGGGGGATGAATCGAAAAATGAGGTTAAGGTGCTATCCTCTACTAATGATGTAAGAAAGATGATGCATTCCTTGGTAGACAGGTAA